AGCGCGGATCGGGCCCCGAGGCGTCGCGCCCCGCGTCGCCGGGTCCTGAGGCGCCACGCCAGGGCCCATGGGAGCTCTCGGTCGCCCCGCCACCCGAGCGCTGGGACGACTGGGTGGAATGGGACGCGTCCGCCTGGCCCGAGCGGCGGGAGCGTCATTTCCAGTGCATCCCAACCATCTGTTTCAACTGCGAATCGGCTTGCGGACTGCTCGCATTCGTCGACAAGGCCACCGGCTCCATCGCGCGCTTCGAGGGCAACCCGGTGCACCCGGGTAGCCGCGGCCGCGTTTGCGCCAAGGGGCCGGCGACGCTCAATCAGATCCGCGATCCCGAGCGCATCCTCTATCCGCTGCGCCGGTCCGGACCGCGAGGATCGGGGCAATTCGTCCGCACCACGTGGCAAGAAGCGCTGCAGGACATCGCCGAGCGCATTCGCGCTGCCTTCGACGCCGGGCGGCACGACGGCGTCATGTACCACGTCGGACGCCCCGGGGATGACCACTTCGCCACCCGCATGTTGCAGGCCTGGGGCGTAGATGGGCACAACAGCCACACCAACGTGTGCAGCTCCTCGGCGAGGCTCGGCTACGCCCTCTGGATGGGTGCCGATCGGCCGTCACCGGACTACCACGACACGCGCTTCATCCTGCTGCTCTCGTCGCATCTCGAGACCGGGCATTATTTCAATCCGCATGCCCAGCGCATCATGGATGCCAAGCAGGCCGGCGCTCGTATCGCCGTCGTGGACACGCGTCTCAGCAACACGGCCTCGCACGCAGATCTGTGGCTCGCGCCCTGGCCGGGGTCGGAAAGCGCCCTCCTTCTCGGCGTGGCGCGGGAGCTCCTGCGGACGGGCCGCTGGAACCGCGACTTCGTCCGGCGCTGGGTGAACTGGCGGGAGTACCTGGCGGCCTGCGATCCCGGCGGGACGGGGACGTTCGAGCGCTTCGCCGAACGACTGCTGGAGGAGTACGCGGCCTTCACGCCGGAGTTCGTGGCGGAAGAGTGCCGCATGCCCGCCGACGTGGTGGAGAAGCTCGCGAACGAAATCGCCGCGGCGGGAACGCGCTTCGCGAGCCACTTGTGGCGTAACACCGCGAGCGGCAACCTCGGCGGCTGGCAGGTGGCGCGCTGTCTCTTCCTGCTCCATGTGTTGACGGGAAGCGTGGGGACGCCGGGAGGCGTCAATCCGAACACCTGGGACAAGTTCGTTCCCAAACCGAGCCTGGAGCCGCCCGCGGTCGGACGCTGGAACGAGCTCATCTGGCCGCGCGAGTACCCGCTCAGCCATTACGAGATGAGCTTCCTCCTGCCGCACCTGCTGCGTGAAAAGGACAGGAAGCTGGATGTCTACTTCACCCGCGTCTACAACCCGGTGTGGACGAATCCCGACGGCTGCTCC
The sequence above is a segment of the Candidatus Krumholzibacteriia bacterium genome. Coding sequences within it:
- a CDS encoding molybdopterin-dependent oxidoreductase, translating into MAEREEQRGSGPEASRPASPGPEAPRQGPWELSVAPPPERWDDWVEWDASAWPERRERHFQCIPTICFNCESACGLLAFVDKATGSIARFEGNPVHPGSRGRVCAKGPATLNQIRDPERILYPLRRSGPRGSGQFVRTTWQEALQDIAERIRAAFDAGRHDGVMYHVGRPGDDHFATRMLQAWGVDGHNSHTNVCSSSARLGYALWMGADRPSPDYHDTRFILLLSSHLETGHYFNPHAQRIMDAKQAGARIAVVDTRLSNTASHADLWLAPWPGSESALLLGVARELLRTGRWNRDFVRRWVNWREYLAACDPGGTGTFERFAERLLEEYAAFTPEFVAEECRMPADVVEKLANEIAAAGTRFASHLWRNTASGNLGGWQVARCLFLLHVLTGSVGTPGGVNPNTWDKFVPKPSLEPPAVGRWNELIWPREYPLSHYEMSFLLPHLLREKDRKLDVYFTRVYNPVWTNPDGCSWIEMLEDEARVGCHVAITPIWSETAQWADYVLPTGLGPERHDLMSQETHAGTWIGFRQPIERERRRRAGETPTTTLGMNPGEVWEEAEFWIALTHAIDPDGKRGIFRYYESKREPGRPVTLDEYYAEIFDKAVPGLPEAAARHGLQPLDYMRRFGAFEVPYSGQERYEKESAAPPATGAAGGKPASARVAPPAAAGVPQDDGTQRAGFKTPTGRLEFYSPTLAEWGFPEHVLPGYVRSQVHWRNLEEGEM